One region of Jonesiaceae bacterium BS-20 genomic DNA includes:
- the glmU gene encoding bifunctional UDP-N-acetylglucosamine diphosphorylase/glucosamine-1-phosphate N-acetyltransferase GlmU, translating to MTTAQPAAVIVLAAGEGTRMKSATPKVLHTLAGRSMLGHALAAAAGLNPQRIAVVVRHERDKVAAHVLDLNPEALIVDQDDIPGTGRAVQCGLGVLDSAWHAAQAIEGIPEGAEGQGVGEGVSGSIVVIAGDVPMLDAETLTELLTAHEANGNAVTVLTTELDDASGYGRIVRDVDGSVTSIVEHKDASAEQLEIKEINSSIYVFDAGVLRRALGSVDRNNAQGEVYLTDVLALAHQEGGAVRAVRTDDPWLVEGANDRAQMSVLRAEFNRRVVEDWMRAGVTVIDPASTWIDVQVELDQDVTIMPGTQLYGETTVATGSVIGPETTLTNVKVGQDVTIIRTHGSDSIIRTGATVGPFAYLRPGTDLGEKGKIGTFVETKNAKIGNGSKVPHLTYAGDVTVGEQSNIGAGSIFVNYDGVNKYPSTVGAHARTGANNLFVAPVNVGDGAYTAAGTVVRQDVPAGSLGVSAGAQRNIEGWVARRRPGTDAAKAAAQAGQTQDESTNVLGAQARAELANADASSQSPLPNVPTGTASDTYTVPDSTPTAKGTMD from the coding sequence GTGACCACCGCTCAACCCGCGGCCGTAATTGTTCTTGCAGCAGGAGAGGGTACGCGGATGAAGTCCGCTACCCCCAAGGTTCTGCACACTCTGGCTGGACGCAGCATGCTTGGGCATGCACTTGCGGCAGCAGCCGGACTTAATCCACAACGCATCGCTGTTGTAGTGCGCCACGAGCGCGACAAGGTTGCAGCACACGTGCTGGACCTGAACCCAGAAGCCCTGATCGTCGATCAGGATGACATCCCCGGAACCGGACGCGCCGTGCAATGCGGTCTTGGCGTTTTGGACTCCGCTTGGCATGCAGCCCAAGCCATTGAGGGAATACCTGAGGGCGCTGAGGGACAGGGCGTTGGTGAGGGAGTGTCCGGTTCGATCGTAGTGATCGCCGGAGACGTTCCCATGTTGGACGCTGAGACCCTTACGGAACTACTCACAGCCCACGAGGCGAACGGTAACGCTGTCACCGTCTTGACCACAGAACTTGACGATGCCTCCGGTTACGGCCGGATTGTGCGTGACGTTGACGGTTCGGTTACGTCCATTGTTGAACACAAGGACGCTTCCGCCGAGCAGCTCGAGATCAAGGAAATTAACTCTTCTATCTACGTCTTTGATGCGGGCGTGCTACGCCGTGCGCTTGGCAGCGTAGATCGCAACAACGCGCAGGGCGAGGTTTACCTGACCGACGTGTTGGCACTCGCTCACCAAGAGGGTGGTGCGGTGCGTGCAGTACGCACCGACGACCCGTGGTTGGTTGAGGGCGCAAATGACCGGGCCCAAATGTCAGTCCTGCGGGCGGAGTTCAACCGTCGCGTTGTCGAAGACTGGATGCGCGCCGGCGTTACCGTAATTGACCCGGCATCAACCTGGATCGATGTTCAGGTGGAGCTTGACCAAGACGTCACGATCATGCCGGGGACTCAGTTGTATGGCGAGACCACCGTGGCAACCGGATCGGTTATTGGCCCTGAAACTACGCTGACGAACGTCAAGGTAGGTCAGGATGTCACGATCATCCGTACGCATGGCTCGGACTCGATCATCCGCACGGGTGCAACCGTTGGACCATTTGCTTACCTGCGCCCGGGGACCGACCTGGGTGAAAAGGGCAAGATTGGTACCTTCGTTGAAACCAAGAACGCCAAGATCGGTAACGGGTCCAAGGTGCCACACCTGACCTACGCCGGCGACGTCACCGTTGGTGAACAGTCCAACATTGGCGCTGGCTCTATCTTTGTAAACTACGACGGTGTCAATAAGTACCCGTCGACCGTGGGGGCACACGCCCGTACCGGCGCGAACAACCTATTTGTTGCCCCGGTCAACGTTGGCGACGGTGCATACACAGCAGCAGGAACGGTAGTCCGCCAGGACGTACCCGCCGGAAGCCTTGGGGTTTCTGCCGGTGCGCAACGCAACATCGAGGGGTGGGTGGCTCGCCGCCGCCCGGGAACCGATGCAGCCAAGGCCGCCGCGCAGGCCGGCCAAACGCAGGACGAATCCACTAATGTACTTGGCGCGCAAGCGCGCGCCGAGTTAGCTAATGCCGACGCAAGTTCGCAGTCACCGCTGCCGAATGTGCCAACCGGTACGGCATCGGACACATATACTGTCCCTGACTCCACCCCCACTGCAAAAGGAACAATGGACTGA
- a CDS encoding TetR/AcrR family transcriptional regulator, translating to MTAHERREQLVTVSRALFAEKGFDGTSIEEIAARAKVSKPVVYEHFGGKEGIYAVVVDREIQSLTSALTVALKLGGHPKIIVERMALALLTYIETSEDGFRILVRDSPVAQASGTFSSLIGDVATQVEHLLADQFKKRGLDPRAAPIYAQMLVGMVALTGQHWLDARQLTKTEVASHLVNLAWNGLSGLERRPVLLSDQK from the coding sequence ATGACAGCCCACGAGCGCCGCGAGCAACTCGTCACGGTCAGCCGTGCCTTGTTTGCGGAAAAAGGTTTTGATGGAACTTCCATTGAAGAAATTGCGGCCCGCGCAAAAGTTTCAAAGCCGGTGGTCTATGAGCACTTTGGTGGCAAGGAAGGAATTTATGCGGTCGTTGTGGACCGTGAAATTCAGTCCCTTACCTCCGCTCTCACGGTGGCCCTAAAACTGGGCGGCCACCCCAAAATAATTGTTGAGAGAATGGCATTAGCCCTGCTCACGTACATTGAAACGTCAGAAGACGGCTTTAGAATTTTGGTCCGGGACTCACCCGTTGCGCAGGCCAGCGGGACCTTTTCTTCCCTGATTGGCGACGTCGCCACACAGGTTGAGCACCTCCTCGCAGACCAATTTAAGAAGCGGGGATTAGACCCTCGAGCCGCTCCTATTTACGCTCAGATGCTCGTGGGCATGGTCGCGCTTACCGGCCAGCATTGGCTCGATGCCCGTCAACTTACCAAGACCGAAGTTGCGTCTCACCTAGTTAATTTAGCTTGGAATGGACTGTCCGGTTTGGAGCGCCGTCCCGTTCTTTTGTCCGATCAAAAGTAA